One genomic window of Elaeis guineensis isolate ETL-2024a chromosome 2, EG11, whole genome shotgun sequence includes the following:
- the LOC105046564 gene encoding histone-lysine N-methyltransferase ASHH3 isoform X2, which translates to MPATKNKRNEQCSIECIFGKMLKKLEVPVEFDLPCWLKKWKPTQYINIKRNVYLTKRRIEDDGIFCLCNPLLEASTVCDGDCHCGMLFSTCSSSCKCGNKCVNKSFQHRAMKKVKVVKTEKCGFGVVADEDIKQGDFVMEYVGEVIDDKTCEERLWKMKHRGDTNFYLCEVNHDMVIDATYKGNRSRFINHSCEPNTEMQKWRVDGETRVGIFTLRNIRRGEELTYDYKFVQFGADQVCYCGSLSCRQMLGNKPRSSNHVALHKRKTDLQNCIGELVRVWRSQDKRYYGGFISDFSNYSGKHTIIYEDEKVDILDLSIEDWDFL; encoded by the exons ATGCCCGCAACCAAGAACAAG AGGAATGAGCAATGCAGCATTGAGTGTATATTTGGAAAAATGCTTAAGAAGCTTGAAGTACCAGTTGAATTTGATCTTCCATGCTGGCTGAAGAAATGGAAGCCTACACAATACATAAATATAAAGCGCA ATGTCTACCTGACTAAAAGACGCATTGAGGATGATGGCATTTTCTGCTTGTGTAACCCCTTATTGGAAGCATCAACTGTCTGTGATGGAGATTGCCATTGTGG GATGCTATTCTCTACCTGTTCATCTAGCTGCAAATGTGGCAATAAGTGTGTCAACAAGTCTTTTCAGCACAGAGCCATGAAGAAAGTGAAAGTAGTGAAG ACAGAGAAATGTGGGTTTGGGGTGGTGGCTGATGAAGATATAAAACAAGGGGATTTTGTAATGGAGTATGTAGGAGAAG TTATTGATGACAAAACTTGCGAGGAAAGACTCTGGAAAATGAAGCACCGTGGGGACACCAACTTCTATTTATGCGAGGTTAATCATGATATGGTGATTGATGCCACTTACAAAGGAAACAGATCAAGATTTATAAATCATAGTTGTGAGCCAAATACTGAGATGCAGAAATG GCGAGTTGATGGAGAAACTAGAGTTGGCATTTTTACTCTTCGTAACATACGAAGAGGCGAGGAACTGACCTATGACTACAA GTTTGTTCAATTTGGAGCAGATCAAGTTTGTTATTGTGGTTCTCTAAGCTGCAGGCAAATGCTAGGAAACAAGCCCA GAAGTTCAAATCATGTGGCTCTTCACAAAAGGAAGACCGATTTACAAAACTGTATCGGGGAACTTGTACGTGTGTGGCGTTCACAGGATAAGAG GTACTATGGAGGATTCATATCTGATTTTAGTAACTACTCTGGAAAGCACACT ATAATATATGAAGATGAAAAAGTAGACATTCTTGATTTGTCAATAGAAGATTGGGACTTCCTATGA
- the LOC105046564 gene encoding histone-lysine N-methyltransferase ASHH3 isoform X1 encodes MLFLFCKRNEQCSIECIFGKMLKKLEVPVEFDLPCWLKKWKPTQYINIKRNVYLTKRRIEDDGIFCLCNPLLEASTVCDGDCHCGMLFSTCSSSCKCGNKCVNKSFQHRAMKKVKVVKTEKCGFGVVADEDIKQGDFVMEYVGEVIDDKTCEERLWKMKHRGDTNFYLCEVNHDMVIDATYKGNRSRFINHSCEPNTEMQKWRVDGETRVGIFTLRNIRRGEELTYDYKFVQFGADQVCYCGSLSCRQMLGNKPRSSNHVALHKRKTDLQNCIGELVRVWRSQDKRYYGGFISDFSNYSGKHTIIYEDEKVDILDLSIEDWDFL; translated from the exons ATGCTCTTCCTCTTCTGCAAG AGGAATGAGCAATGCAGCATTGAGTGTATATTTGGAAAAATGCTTAAGAAGCTTGAAGTACCAGTTGAATTTGATCTTCCATGCTGGCTGAAGAAATGGAAGCCTACACAATACATAAATATAAAGCGCA ATGTCTACCTGACTAAAAGACGCATTGAGGATGATGGCATTTTCTGCTTGTGTAACCCCTTATTGGAAGCATCAACTGTCTGTGATGGAGATTGCCATTGTGG GATGCTATTCTCTACCTGTTCATCTAGCTGCAAATGTGGCAATAAGTGTGTCAACAAGTCTTTTCAGCACAGAGCCATGAAGAAAGTGAAAGTAGTGAAG ACAGAGAAATGTGGGTTTGGGGTGGTGGCTGATGAAGATATAAAACAAGGGGATTTTGTAATGGAGTATGTAGGAGAAG TTATTGATGACAAAACTTGCGAGGAAAGACTCTGGAAAATGAAGCACCGTGGGGACACCAACTTCTATTTATGCGAGGTTAATCATGATATGGTGATTGATGCCACTTACAAAGGAAACAGATCAAGATTTATAAATCATAGTTGTGAGCCAAATACTGAGATGCAGAAATG GCGAGTTGATGGAGAAACTAGAGTTGGCATTTTTACTCTTCGTAACATACGAAGAGGCGAGGAACTGACCTATGACTACAA GTTTGTTCAATTTGGAGCAGATCAAGTTTGTTATTGTGGTTCTCTAAGCTGCAGGCAAATGCTAGGAAACAAGCCCA GAAGTTCAAATCATGTGGCTCTTCACAAAAGGAAGACCGATTTACAAAACTGTATCGGGGAACTTGTACGTGTGTGGCGTTCACAGGATAAGAG GTACTATGGAGGATTCATATCTGATTTTAGTAACTACTCTGGAAAGCACACT ATAATATATGAAGATGAAAAAGTAGACATTCTTGATTTGTCAATAGAAGATTGGGACTTCCTATGA
- the LOC105046564 gene encoding histone-lysine N-methyltransferase ASHH3 isoform X3, with protein MLFLFCKRNEQCSIECIFGKMLKKLEVPVEFDLPCWLKKWKPTQYINIKRNVYLTKRRIEDDGIFCLCNPLLEASTVCDGDCHCGMLFSTCSSSCKCGNKCVNKSFQHRAMKKVKVVKTEKCGFGVVADEDIKQGDFVMEYVGEVIDDKTCEERLWKMKHRGDTNFYLCEVNHDMVIDATYKGNRSRFINHSCEPNTEMQKWRVDGETRVGIFTLRNIRRGEELTYDYKFVQFGADQVCYCGSLSCRQMLGNKPRSSNHVALHKRKTDLQNCIGELVRVWRSQDKSVLYSILEI; from the exons ATGCTCTTCCTCTTCTGCAAG AGGAATGAGCAATGCAGCATTGAGTGTATATTTGGAAAAATGCTTAAGAAGCTTGAAGTACCAGTTGAATTTGATCTTCCATGCTGGCTGAAGAAATGGAAGCCTACACAATACATAAATATAAAGCGCA ATGTCTACCTGACTAAAAGACGCATTGAGGATGATGGCATTTTCTGCTTGTGTAACCCCTTATTGGAAGCATCAACTGTCTGTGATGGAGATTGCCATTGTGG GATGCTATTCTCTACCTGTTCATCTAGCTGCAAATGTGGCAATAAGTGTGTCAACAAGTCTTTTCAGCACAGAGCCATGAAGAAAGTGAAAGTAGTGAAG ACAGAGAAATGTGGGTTTGGGGTGGTGGCTGATGAAGATATAAAACAAGGGGATTTTGTAATGGAGTATGTAGGAGAAG TTATTGATGACAAAACTTGCGAGGAAAGACTCTGGAAAATGAAGCACCGTGGGGACACCAACTTCTATTTATGCGAGGTTAATCATGATATGGTGATTGATGCCACTTACAAAGGAAACAGATCAAGATTTATAAATCATAGTTGTGAGCCAAATACTGAGATGCAGAAATG GCGAGTTGATGGAGAAACTAGAGTTGGCATTTTTACTCTTCGTAACATACGAAGAGGCGAGGAACTGACCTATGACTACAA GTTTGTTCAATTTGGAGCAGATCAAGTTTGTTATTGTGGTTCTCTAAGCTGCAGGCAAATGCTAGGAAACAAGCCCA GAAGTTCAAATCATGTGGCTCTTCACAAAAGGAAGACCGATTTACAAAACTGTATCGGGGAACTTGTACGTGTGTGGCGTTCACAGGATAAGAG CGTGTTGTACTCAATACTCGAGATTTGA